A window of Nicotiana sylvestris chromosome 8, ASM39365v2, whole genome shotgun sequence genomic DNA:
ATGTTTTAAATAtaattttgttagtttcattttctttgattaaacttTTATTATGCTAGTATATTTGAACTTCAAGGTAGGACAAACTGACCAAAGAAAGTTTGAGTGGTTTTAGTTTAATGCGTCTGAAGTAGACTTCAAGTTTGGTCATTACTGCTAATATTGAGGGTTATCCAAGGTTTCTTAGGGAATATTTTTAGTCTTCAGACTTTAGCttagttttttatttattttatttatccgTTTAGTTTTTATTACGATTGAAGGGGAGCGtaggcgtaactggtaaagttgctgtcatttgaccaggaggtcacgggttcgagccgtggaaacagccttgtgcagaaatgcaaggtaagacTACGTACGATATACCCTGTGGTCCGGCTCTTCCCGAaacccgcgcatagcgggagcttagtgtacCGGGCTACCCTTTTAGTTTTTATTATGCTTGCAGAGTTAGAGTTATAAACTTTCTTTATGATTTTGGTTAGACAAGCAAGCTGGCTTTTATCAGTTTAATTATGAGAAAACTGGATATTTTGAAGAACCTTATAAGTTACTCATAATTTATAGGAAGAATTTACTCCTTATTAACGTGAATCACCATGCATTTACTGAAGGCTATGTtgggatatactattaaccatgcggtttagatataatattatattttattctttatggaatatttgtttatttaatttattcaatttaataaagtactattttaaataggtcatttgttacatgtgtgtccttttagttatgtagtagacaatttagcgtatggagtcttagctcatgcacagaagatcaaattgttggttctcataattaataaactatgTTCACAATCAAAGATATTGTTAGACAAAATATCttaatgattgtagcacaagattatcgtataatttgtcttgattatgggagtagttttattccaacttcttgtgctagtatactCAATCtatattgaacggatcaagtagagaaaagatgtttttgtactgaatatataaaacattttctctaattcattaaatgagcttatactcctgatcttgatataattattttgaTCAATGTAATatgtttattgttttgatttatcaaaaggtacgactctatttagagttagtatatgcctaatagattggacaataacgaataatatttgtgaataataattagttgatagaatccatGACTCGATTTTGGGTTTGATGATACCCCTTTatgtaagcttataagttttcatgtgaaaacccggccggtgaattttgtatccgtcacatgaaatagtttaagcggaattataaaggatttaattagtcaattgaattaaattttcagtgatttaatttaattaactggtatttcaaatcttaacatggggagttaaaataAGTGTTAATGAATTTTCGAAATTCATATTGAGGAGTTCAATTGTAGTTTTTTAGTGAAATAAATTGCAATTAATTATAGTAAGAATTAATTCATGCTAATTTCGAATTAATACTATAATTAGTAGCCTCTTATTATTTATGTGGTCCCTGCTATACCTAGTAAAAACCTGGACAGACATGGGTAAAAAGTAGCTTGAGAGAAAAGTTATCCTTTTGAGTTAGAGTAGGATTCTACTTGCAGAATCCTACACGTTTTTGAGCCCCTATTGTGGCTTAATTTCGGGTCTATTAAAGGAAAACTAGTTTCACCTAATAACTTACCTTTCAGTTGTATTGTTCTTGCCCACCCAATAGAAAAATCGTCCAAGGTTTTACTAGGCAAATAGCAGAAGACTGCAGCCCTAGAGTCTTGCTGCTTGGAAGGTTTGTGCAACTACTTCAAGAGGTTAGTGCTTCTAATCTCGTTATTATTGCGTTGTCTAGTTCACATGTATTTGATACCTGGTTTGTATACTTGCTTCCGCTGCGTATGTTCTAACATGCTATTCTTTGCATTGAGATCAAGTTTGCAACCTATTACATGCATTTATTTGAATCAAATATCATATGACAACTAGCAGAATACTTTTGTTACCGAACTTCCTAAGAACTTCTCATATCGAGGTTCAGTTATATATATCCTTAAGTATATGTAATTGTCTCATTTAAAGGTTTAATTGTTTGACATAGCACACTTTTAGTTATTTAATTTGTCTTCAATACACCCCTTTTTGAAAATAGGTGACAGTGAGACTCGAACACTAGACCTCACGCTTCTCTTTCAGTTGAAATCGATAATAGATTTATGCTGTTAGATTTTCAAGTTTGAATCTAGAAATCAGATGTAAAGAGAACTGAGGGAACATTATATTATGCTTCTTTCTCCCAAGTGGATTTATAGGGGTATAGACCTAGTACATTCCTTATACGACTTTGTCCTTTTGCATTTAGTTTAATAAATTTCAACCTTCATGCTAAAAAGAATCAGCCTTTTATACACACTTAGTTTGATCAGCTTATAGGAACCTTTTGCAATTAAAGAGAGAGCAGAGAGTTAGAATTGTTATTTAGAAATGTCATCAGGATCAATTTCTTCTTTGGATTAGACCAAATGGGAGGTTCTCATTGTCAGCTTAGTATTTCCCAACGAGGAAATGACACAGTATAGCTGCCGTAAAAATAATaaccgaaaaaatatataaatttatatatatatatatatacacacacacacacttcgtatgttatatacaaaatataaaaatgttatatattttttcggctaCTAGATGTAAATAATTTCTGGTGCGGATTAAAAGTGATAATACTCCTTTCCCAATAAATTCTTTGCTTCCATAAGCAGGAGATATTCATTTAAATTTTTACGCTTATGGTGGAAAAGCTAGCATTGTCAACCTTTCAAtccaataacaacaataacatactAAGTATGGTCTCACGAGTGAAATCTAAGAagaatagtgtgtacgcagaccttacccctaccttgtgaagatAGAGATACTGTTTCTAACAGACCTCAGCTCAAGTAAATATATCACACTAAGATTTCTCGAGATCACTCAATTTCATAAGCAGAACAATGTCGCCCCTTCAGAGACATCGATaaaattggaaaaatacaaagaatATTAGCATAACTTGTGTACAAGAATGATACACACAAATCAAGAATGGTCCAAATTAAACTAcgtaattttttttgtaaaaaagaaAGTAGTAGAATAACGAGCGCTGCACTAATGAAAATACATTATCCAACATCCCAGAAATGCCAGAAGAGTGACAGCTTACTTTTGCCTTAAAAATAACAAATTTATATACGTATTAGAGGTCctctttaattattatttttttaaatattttaaatactTGTTGCCTAGCTCATATAGAACATACAAACTTTTAGTAGGATGTCGACGAATAATACATCACATTTGAGTTTTATTATGTACAGAAACTGAGGCAATTAAGTATATTAAGTCCAATCATCATATATTTTCTATGATTTAGCATATACTTATAATGTAGCATTACTTCCAGAGATCAACTTGAGAACTTGAGGCAAGTTCTGAAGCCATTTCTTGACTCTTAAAATCATTTTGAAGCTGCAGATTCATTTGTTCAGAAGCAGGAGAGCTACAGCAGGCAGCAGATGTCTCCATTTTGCTGCAACCATCTTCTTGACTTAGTTGAGATGCAACAAACTTATCGAGTACTCGCCAATCGGTCACTTGATCCACTGCTTGATGATCATAGTTGTTGTTATGTGTATTATAAATTGAGTTGGACTGTACCATTTGATTCATGTTGCTTCCATAGGATTGAGGTACTTTTGGTGACTCTAATTGAGGAAGTTGGAGAAATGCATCATTAGGAGGCTGCTGCATATTATTGGTGTAAGCAAACTGAGGATTGTGGTATGCAGTTGCAGAATATGGATTTGGAAAACGACGTGGAGATTCGAAATCTGGCATGAAATTAGAAACTTGATCATCGTTATACCAACATAGTGACTCGTGCTCTCCTTCTCTCCTCATTGTTGTTGCTAATTTTTTCTTGAATACTCTACATACAGCCCAACCTTCTTCCTGCAGGTGTAATATAATGGATAAGCATAATGTTAGGATATAGAGTTTTATGTTCTACGCACTAACAATATAAGTAATTTTTACACTATTAGGGTTCAGTTGATTATAACAACCGGTAATTCTCCATATTAAACATGATACGGTAACctaaaaattaaattaataacCTACTATTATAACCTGTTAAATTATCCTAAAAGTTTAAAAATTCTTATACGGTCAATGTATATAACTTAAGCTCTAGAGATAATAATTTCCtttttgataatagtagaattcgTATGATTCTTGAGACATCGCCGAGCAAAATTGGGAAGGGAATGATTTTTATAAGCATCTTAACTATTTAAGTGCCTAAAAAATCTACTGACCTATTCTAGCCAAGGCAAGATCAGAACTTAACTACAATAATCTCATGTCATCAACTGAAGAAAATTAGTGGTTTTATTCGACTTCAATAAACTTAAAACTGTCCCTCTTTTTCTATAGGCAGTGGTAATTAGTCTAGGAATGTAACAAGGGGAAGAAATAAAATCTTCATAATTAAAGATTTCTTCAATTGAGATAGTTTTGAGATACGTTGCATGTGATCAAGATTTAACAAGTATGTTTGGTTTAGAATACTTGCCTGAGTAGTGCCATTCTCATTTGTTTCAAGTCTGTACTCATGCATTATCCAATCAGATTTTTGTCCATTTGGTGCTCGACCTTTATAAAATACCAAGGTTTTTCTCATTCCAATCAAAATGTGCTTACGATAAATAGCCTTATCTCTTCCAGTAGCTTTCCAAAATCCTGCTTTTGTAGCTCTATTTGTACGAGTTCCAGTTGGATACTTCTTGTCTTTATGACTAAAAAAGTACCAATCACTTTGCTCCTCAGTTCCTATCTTGCACAATTCtgataaaatcaaataaaaacagtAAGTACAAGACCATTTTTGTCTAGGGTTATGTATATTAGTAACCTATGTTTCCGGACTCtccaaaatcctcccgcaccagtATCAGATCCATCAAAAAGGTACTACTTTTTAGGATCCGACATGCACCTGATGACATTTTCGGAGAGTCCAAGCAACATAATTAGTAACTACCTTGAAGATCCCATGGCTCGATTTTATAAAGGTCAATTTCCTTAATGACATCAAGGTCGATTCTTTTTGAAGCAATCTTTTTCCTGAGGTAATAATCAACTAATTCTTCATCCGTGGGGTGGAATCTGAACCCTGGAGGAACATGTGTAAACGAATTCATGTCTTTCCTCCACAAATCAAGACCTGCATTGTAGTGAACGCATCAATATTAGCTTCAACATATCTCTAAGCCAAATTAAAGTGAAGATTTTGACTTATTCTTTTCAGACTTTAATAGGAAAGCTTATAAGTGTGTATCATATATATTTTAAGCTTCAAAGAAATACAAGTGTAACGAAATTAGAGTACAGTGTCTTCAAAGGCAAAAAGACAATGGAAAATTAAAAATTGATACATACATGTCATATTTTCAATCCATAAGTGATGAAATTGAGAGCGAGTAGACAAACGAACATAACATCTAGGATTCAGATAGATTTCCTAGAAATATCAAAACTAGGGATCAAACATCAATTCATTTCGTTGTTTGAAAATTAAATAACAGTTTTCAAGCAAAAAGTCATGCTTTAAGATTAACAACATAGACATGAAAAGTCAAGAATAGAATTACGTAAATTCCACAGCTTATGGAGTAGATTGTCCATTTTAAAGTTTCAATGTGCATCCTTGTGTGataatattttttcaaaaaattcatgGAATATACTTCATGAGTTAGTACCTTTTAAG
This region includes:
- the LOC104249840 gene encoding NAC domain-containing protein 7 isoform X1, whose amino-acid sequence is MTCLDLWRKDMNSFTHVPPGFRFHPTDEELVDYYLRKKIASKRIDLDVIKEIDLYKIEPWDLQELCKIGTEEQSDWYFFSHKDKKYPTGTRTNRATKAGFWKATGRDKAIYRKHILIGMRKTLVFYKGRAPNGQKSDWIMHEYRLETNENGTTQEEGWAVCRVFKKKLATTMRREGEHESLCWYNDDQVSNFMPDFESPRRFPNPYSATAYHNPQFAYTNNMQQPPNDAFLQLPQLESPKVPQSYGSNMNQMVQSNSIYNTHNNNYDHQAVDQVTDWRVLDKFVASQLSQEDGCSKMETSAACCSSPASEQMNLQLQNDFKSQEMASELASSSQVDLWK
- the LOC104249840 gene encoding NAC domain-containing protein 7 isoform X2; translated protein: MNSFTHVPPGFRFHPTDEELVDYYLRKKIASKRIDLDVIKEIDLYKIEPWDLQELCKIGTEEQSDWYFFSHKDKKYPTGTRTNRATKAGFWKATGRDKAIYRKHILIGMRKTLVFYKGRAPNGQKSDWIMHEYRLETNENGTTQEEGWAVCRVFKKKLATTMRREGEHESLCWYNDDQVSNFMPDFESPRRFPNPYSATAYHNPQFAYTNNMQQPPNDAFLQLPQLESPKVPQSYGSNMNQMVQSNSIYNTHNNNYDHQAVDQVTDWRVLDKFVASQLSQEDGCSKMETSAACCSSPASEQMNLQLQNDFKSQEMASELASSSQVDLWK